One window of the Oncorhynchus gorbuscha isolate QuinsamMale2020 ecotype Even-year linkage group LG17, OgorEven_v1.0, whole genome shotgun sequence genome contains the following:
- the LOC124001254 gene encoding oligodendrocyte transcription factor 3-like: MDSDAGSNSSRSSSPDLVVDDSMGSFFSNKMFQAYCREEGAARAAGQGRTDRCAGGGKSKTLKEGDVQDLRLKVNGRERKRMHDLNQAMDGLREVMPYAQGPSVRKLSKISTLMLARNYILMLSSSLEEMKKLVGDVYGGGGSQSRTSHRRINPPAPTAHLPLHPLAQSLHSLVGSTASALHHPSPLPVPAPHSPPSASYLGFHHAPVQSLLKDPLHLASSYRHFPGMPCPCSLCQPLPTTASTLHSFSMGK; encoded by the coding sequence ATGGACTCTGACGCTGGCTCCAACTCCAGTCGCTCCTCATCTCCAGATCTCGTGGTGGATGACTCCATGGGCAGCTTCTTCTCCAACAAGATGTTCCAAGCCTACTGCCGGGAGGAGGGGGCAGCCAGGGCTGCTGGGCAGGGCAGGACTGACCGCTGTGCTGGGGGAGGCAAGAGCAAGACCCTCAAAGAGGGTGACGTGCAGGACCTGAGGCTGAAGGTGAacggcagagagaggaagaggatgcacGACCTGAACCAGGCCATGGACGGCCTGAGGGAGGTCATGCCCTATGCCCAAGGGCCCTCCGTCCGCAAGCTCTCCAAGATCTCCACCCTGATGTTGGCCCGTAACTACATCCTCATGCTGTCCAGCTCCCTGGAGGAGATGAAGAAGCTGGTGGGGGACGTGTATGGAGGTGGTGGTTCCCAGAGTCGCACTAGCCACCGCCGGATCAACCCTCCGGCCCCCACAGCTCACCTCCCCCTACACCCCCTGGCCCAGTCCCTGCACTCCCTGGTGGGTAGCACGGCCTCGGCTCTCCACCACCCTTCGCCTCTCCCGGTTCCAGCCCCACACTCACCACCCTCTGCGAGCTACCTGGGCTTCCACCATGCACCCGTACAGAGCCTGCTGAAAGACCCTCTCCACCTAGCCAGCTCCTACAGGCACTTTCCTGGTATGCCCTGTCCCTGCTCGCTCTGCCAACCTCTACCAACCACCGCATCCACCCTGCATAGCTTTTCCATGGGCAAGTGA